The Kribbella amoyensis genomic sequence GCGAACGGCGAACCGGATCCGGCCAGGACTTCCGTCAATGCCGACAGCACCGCGTCGGGGGTGCCGGGGATCAGCCGCAACGTAGACATGTCCCTCTGAGAGTACGTCCCGGCCCCGGCGGTCCCGCAGCCCGTGCCGCCTGCGCGCCGTCGGCAGCGGGCTGACAGAATCGTCGGTCATGGCCACCCCTGCCCAGTGGATCGAAGGTGCTCGTCCGCGCACACTGCCCGCGGCCGTGGCGCCCGTCCTCGTCGGAACCGGTGCCGCCGCCTACCTGGACGGGTTCGTCTGGTGGAAGGCGCTGCTGGCCCTCGGTGTCGCCCTCGCGCTGCAGATCGGCGTGAACTACGCGAACGACTACAGCGACGGCATCCGCGGCACGGACGAGAACAGGGTCGGCCCGCTCCGGTTGGTCGGGTCCAAGGTCGCCAGTCCGGGTGCGGTGAAAGCGGCCGCGTTCTCCTGCTTCGGCGTGGGCGCTGTGCTCGGCATCGTGCTCTGCGCGACCTCCAACTGGTGGTTGCTGGTCGCCGGTGCCGCGTCGCTGGTCGGTGCGTGGTTCTACACGGGCGGGAAGAAGCCGTACGGGTACCGCGCGCTCGGCGAGGTCAGCGTGTTCGTGTTCTTCGGCCTGGTCGCGGTGCTCGGCACGACCTACGTCCAGGCGGAGACACTGCACTGGACCGCGGTCGCCGGAGCGGTCGGCATCGGCGCGATCGCGTGCGCACTGCTCGTCGCGAACAACCTGCGGGACATCCCGACCGACAGCGTGACCGGCAAACGCACCCTGGCCGTCGTCCTCGGCGCGAAGCGGTCACGGCAGCTGTACGCGGCCCTGGTCGGGCTGGCGTTCGTCCTCGCCGCCGTGTCGGCCATCGCGACCCCGTGGGCGCTGCTCGGACTGATCGCGGTACCGCTGGGCGTCCGCTCGATCCGCGTGGTGCTGAGCGACGCCGTCGGGCCCGCGCTGATCCCCGTCCTCAAGGGCACCGGGCTGACCGAGCTGGTGTACGCGATCGGCCTGGCGATCGGCCTCGCCCTCGGCGGCTGAACCCGTCACCCGGCCGATCTGGTCAGCTGCTCCAACCGCTCAGCGCAGCGGCTCGCGCCACCGGCCGGTCCGGGCGAACCCGTCCAGCGTCTCGGCGTACGGCGTGATGTCGATGTTGTTGGTCCGCAGCCAGGCGTCGTCGTAGTACGTCTTGCCGTACCGCTCGCCGCTGTCGCAGAGCAGCGTGACGATGCTCCCCTCCACCCCGTTCCGCCGCATCTCGGCCGCGAGCCGGAGCGAGCCCCACAGGTTGGTTCCGGTGGAACCGCCGACCAGCCGGCCGGTGACCTGGGAGCAGAACCGCATCGCCGCGATCGACGCCGCGTCCGGGACCGAGATCATCCGGTCCACCACGCCGGGGACGAACGACGGCTCCACCCGCGGCCGGCCGATCCCCTCGATCCGGGACGGGCGGCCGGTCGAGAAGTCGTGGTCGCCGGCCTCGAAGCCGGGGAAGAACGCCGAGTTCTCCGGGTCGACCACGGCGACCGACGTGTCGTGGCGCTGGTACCGGACGTACCGGCCGATCGTGGCCGAGGTGCCGCCGGTGCCCGCGCCGACCACGATCCACGTCGGCACCGGGTGCTGCTCGAGGGCGAGCTGGCCGAAGATCGACTCGGCGATGTTGTTGTTGCCGCGCCAGTCGGTCGCCCGCTCGGCGTAGGTGAACTGGTCCATGTAGTGGCCGCCGGTCTCCTCGGCCAGCCGCTTCGCCTCGCCGTAGATCTGGCCGGACCGCTCGACGAAGTGGCAGCGGCCGCCGTAGAACTCGATCAGGCCGATCTTCTCCGGCGAGGTCGAGGCCGGCATCACGGCCACGAACGGCAGCCCGAGCAGCCGCGCGAAGTACGCCTCACTGACCGCGGTCGACCCGCTCGACGCCTCGATCACGGTGGTGCCCTCGTGGATCCACCCGTTGCAGAGCGCGTAGAGGAACAGCGAGCGCGCCAGCCGGTGCTTGAGCGAGCCGGTCGGGTGCACGGACTCGTCCTTCAGGTACAGGTCGACGCCGGTCGCCTCGGGCATCGGGAACACGTGCAGATGGGTGTCCGCACTCCGGTTCGCGTCCGCGTCGACGATCCGGATCGCCTCCGCGACCCAGGCGCGCTGCTTGTCGTCCCGCCGATCGACCTCTCGGCACACCACCGGCCGGCTCCGGTCCCCGTACACCTCGCTCATGCGGGACAGGCTAGATCTGAATGCCCGTCCTCGCACATCCCCGGGACCGGCCGATTACGCGCGGTCACGGCCGAGCTGAGTAGTCCTACTCTCCCGACCGCGGTTCGCCACCGCGAGGATCACTTCCATGGTGCCGATGGGATTCGAGCTGGAGCTCTCGCCGACCGCACAGCTGGTCCTGCTACTGATCCTGATCACGACGGGTCTGGCCGTGGCCGTGCCGGTGACCCTGCCGTTGGCGCTCGTCGGAACGTCCCGGGGTACGGCGCATCCCGGCTGGAACGGGTTCTGGTACTGGCTGTGGGGTTCGGCGCTGACGCTGGCGATCACGTACGGGCTGTTCCAGCTGGGGCTCAGGTTCTGGGCGATTCCGATCGCGTGGGTCCCGGGGTGGCTGCTCGCCTGGTTGCTCAGGGTCAAGCAGCACCCCGGGACCGCCGATCAGCAGTCGTGGGCGCGGCTGTAGGTGGCCGGACCCGGGTACGACGCCCAGGTGGACTGGCCGAAGCGGGCCTGGACGACCACGTTGTCGCGGATCTGTTCGTAGTGCAGGTGCGGGCCGGTGACGTTGCCGGTCCCGCCGACGCGGCCGATCTGCTGGCTGTCCGAGACGCGAGCGCCGACGCCGACCGCGCGGCTCTGCAGGTGCGCGTACAGCGTGTGCCAGCCCTCGCCGTGCGCGATCTCGATGTAGTTGCCGTAGCCGCCGGCGTCGAAGGCCGACCGGACCACGGTGCCGGACCTGCTCGCCTTCACCGGCTTGCCGAGGTCGTCGGACCCGGCGCCCCAGTTGAAGTCCAGCGACCAGTACGACGGGCTGTGGCCGCTGCGGCTGGCCCCGGACCAGTTCTCGCCGCACCGGAACGGCACCCGCAGGACCGGGCGGGTCCCGGCCATCGTCTCGAAGTTGGCGGCGGCCTCGGCGGCGGCCTTCTGGTTCGCGGGGATCGCGGCGCGCTGGGCCAGGTAGCTCTGCGGCGCCGGGGCCGGTTCGGACCTCGGTGCGGCACTCGCCGGTCCGGCGAGGCCGGCCGCGACCGCGAGGGCGGCCACCAGGCCACCGGTCAGTACGTGCTTCATGCTGTTTCCTCCTGGGCGGTGGAGTTGACGCCACCAGCCTCGGAGCCGCGGTCCGCACCGGCAACCACCTCGACCAATCTCGATCAGCCGGGCCGGTCGCCCCACGGCGAGCTAGGTTGGTCGGACCGAACCGCGACCGCAGGGGGAACGATGACCGAGGAACGGCCGACGCGGCAGCGGGTGACGCTGACCGACATCAGTTCGCGCGCCTGGGAGCACCCGGCCGACCGGGGTGCGCTGGTCGCGCTGCGGCAGCTGAAGGGGTTCGACTTCGTGCTCCGGAAGATGTCCGGGATGATCAACGAGCGCGCCTTCCGGCTGCAGTACCTGGGCGGCGCGATCCGGGTCGACGAGCGCCAGTTCCCCCGCGTCCACCGGCTGTACACCGAGGCCGGCACCACCCTCGACGTCCGCACCCTGCCCGAGCTGTACGTCACCAACAGCCCGGTCTGGAACGCGGTCACCATCGGCATGGACAAGCCGTTCATCGTCGTCAACAGCGCGCTGCTGCAGGGCCTGGACGACGAGGAGACCCGCTTCGTCCTCGGCCACGAGCTCGGACACGCGCAGAGCGGCCACGCCCTGTACCAGTCGCTGCTGCTCTGGCTGATGCGGCTGACCGGCGCCGTGAACTGGATGCCGATCGGCGCCCTCGGTCTGCGCGCCATCATCGCCGCCCTGCACGAGTGGTCGCGGAAGGCGGAGCTGTCCGGCGACCGGGCCGGGCTGCTCGCCGTCCAGGACCCGGCCGTCGCGCTGCGGGTACAGATGAAGATGGCCAGCGGCGGCCAGCTCGCCGAGCTCGACACCACCGCGTTCCTTGCCCAGGGCACGGAGTACGAGAGCGCCGGCGACCTGCGCGACAGCGTGCTCAAGCTGCTGTTGCTGGAGGCCACCACACACCCGCTCGCCGTGGTCCGCGCGCACGAGCTGCGCCGCTGGATGGACGAGGGCGAGTACACCGCGATCGTCAGCGGCACGTACCCGAAGCGCCAGGACGACAAGGACGCCTCGATGTCGCAAGAGGCGAAGAACGCGGCCAAGTCCTACACCGAGGCCTTCAACCGCTCGCAGGACCCACTGGCCAAGCTGCTCCGCGACATGGGCGACGGCCTCGGCGGCGTCCGCGACTGGGTCTCCGGCAAGTTCACCTCCCGCTGAGACTTCAAGCCGGCCCGATACCCGACGGCTCGTCCTGCGAAGTGCTCCTGACGGTCAGCCCTGGTCGTACAGGCCCAGGTCGATCAGGACTTCGAGGGCGGGGCGGCCGGGGGTGGCGGTGTCGGTGAGGCCTCGGATGCAGGCCGTCATCACCATCCGGAAGTAGTCCTCCTCGGTGATGTTCGGCAGACCACCGTGCGCGGTCGCGAGTACGGCGTCGGACTCCAGGACCTCCTCCGCGTTCTCCAGTTCGCGGCTGAGCGGGCCGTTGTCGTCTGCCGGCAGGTGCCGCTGCTCGGCCGCGGTCAGACTGATCGCGAGTTGTGCGACGGTCCCGGACAACATCGCGCCGACGGCGGGGTCGTAGCCGCGCCGGCCGAGTGACTCGATCGCCTCCCGCTGCAGCCTGGCGCCGGACTCGCCGCGCGGGAAGAACGTCTGCAGGTACGCCGTGATACCCGGCTCCGCGAGCGCGAAGGCGCGGAGCTGGTGCGCCAGCGAGAGCAGGTACCGCGGGGCGTCCTGGCCCGGATCGTCGACGAGCACGAACTCCGCGAGCACGGACTCCCCCACCAGCCGTTCGAGGCCGAGTTTGCCGTCGACATGCCGGTACAACGCGGTCGGGGTCACGCCGAGCGCGCTCGCCACCCCGCCGACCGTGAGTGCCGTGAGACCCATCCGGCGACCCTCCCGCTCGATGTCGGCGAGGGTGATCTGGGCGGGGCGGCCGCCCGTGGTCGACCGCGATCGTTCCTTGGCCACAACACCTTCCCTGACTCGGTGAACCCTTAGTTATGGTAGTAACTAATCGCACGGTAACCAGCCGAACACATTCCGATCAGGAGGTCCTGACCTTGACCGATCACCGCCCCTCACGCCGCACCGTCCTGAAAGCCGCCGGCGGACTGACCGCCGCGCTGGGACTGAGTGGCGGGACCATTCTCGCCACTTCGGCCGCTGCCAGTGCGGCCGACGACGGCTTCGGGCTGCACATCGTCGACCGTAACGAAGACAACGCCCGGATGAAGTACTACCGGTTCGCCACCGACGCCATCGAGTGGGACCCGGCGGTCAACGTCCTGCTCCCCGACGACTACAACAGCGGCCGCCGGTACCCGGTGCTCTACCTGTTGCACGGCGGCGGCACCGACCAGGACTTCATGACGTTCGACAAGATGCGGATCCGCGAACTGACCGCGGGCAAGCCGATCATCGTCGTGATGCCCGACGGCGGCCACGCCGGCTGGTACTCCAACCCGGTCAACTCCAACACCGGGCCGCGGAACTGGGAGACGTTCCACCTCAACCAGCTGATCCCGTGGATCGACGCGAACTTCCGCACCTTCGCCGAGTTCGACGGCCGCGCGGTGGCCGGCTTCTCGATGGGCGGCTTCGGCGCGCTCAAGTACGCGGCCAAGTACTACGGCCACTTCGCCTCGGTGAGCTCCCACTCGGGTCCGGCCAGCATCCGCCGGGACGCCGGCCTGGTCGCGCACTGGGCGAACGTGTCCTCGGCCGCGCTCGACCTCGGCGGCGGCTCGATCTACGGCGTCCCGCTGTGGGACGAGGCCCGCGTCACCGCGGACAACCCGATGGAGAACCTCGAGCGGTACCGGGGCAAGCGCGTCTTCCTGGTCGCCGGGACCAGCCCGGACCCGATCAACTTCTTCGACATGGCCAACGAACGCCAGGTCCTGGCCGGGCACCAGGAGTTCCGCGCCGCGCTCCGGGCCGCGGGCATCCAGCACGAGGGGCTCGAGCAGCCGGGTGGCCACGTCTTCCGCGGTGACATGTTCACCCACGACCTGGAGGGGATCCTCGGCCGCCTCCGCAAGGCCTAGCACTCCCCAGCGCTCCAGCACTCCCAGCCGCCGGTGCTGCCGTCCCATGGCAGTACCGGCGGTGGAGGCGCCCGGGTGAGCCGCGAGGTACGGTGCCTTGATCCCGTGCGGGCAGGGAGGTGGACCGTTGGCGGCGAACGTGGTGAGGTCCGTCGCCGACCGCCTGTACCGCGTGCTCGGCACCGATCTCCTCCAAGTCCGCCCCGCCCCTGCCGCACATCGGGTCGCGGCCCGTGCGGCGCTGTCCATGCTGATCGCGCTGCTGACGCTGTGGTGGTTCGACCGGGTGGAGTGGGCGCTCTACGCGACCTTCGGCGCGTTCACGTCCGTCTTCGGCGGCGGTCTGCGCTCACCCGGTCGCTGGAAGCTGCAGATCGCGGTCGGCCTGACCCTGACCGCCGCGGTCGCGTGCGGCGTACTGATCGCCCTGCATCCCGAACGCACCTGGCTGGCCGTACCCGCGGCCGCCGCGTGGGCCGCACTCGCCGCCGCGCTGTCCGACCACTTCCACTGGAAACCGCCCGGTGCCCTGTTCCCCGTGTTCGCGGTGGCGGCTTGTTCCTCCGTACCGATCACCGCCGCCAACGTCCTGCCCGCGATCGCCGTCACCGCGAGTACCGCGGCCCTCGCCATTCTGTTGGGCGTCCTCGAAGACCGCCTGGCCCCACCGCCACCGCAAGCCACTCCACCGCCCGCACCACCGCCGGCGCCGTTACCGCGCATCGTGAATCCAACCGCCAACGCCGCCGCTGTCCTGATCGCCGGCGGGATCGCCACCGCGAGCGGGATCAGCCACCCGTACTGGGCGATGATCGCCGCCGTCGCCCCGTTGGCCGCGGTCGGCTTCCGCAAGCAGTTCGTCCGCGGAGTACACCGCGCGGCCGGGACGCTCATCGGGATCTTCCTCGCCGTCCCGTTGCTCGCGCTCGACCTACCGGTCCTCGCGATCCTGGTCGCGGTCCCCGCGCTGCAAGGGACCGCGGAGCTGCTCATCGCGCGCAACTACGGCGCGGCCCTGATCGTCATCACCCCGCTGGCCCTGCTCCTGGTCGACATGGCGCACGCCGAACCGATCTCCACCCTCGTCACCGACCGCCTGGTCGAGACGGTCATCGGGGTCACCGTGGGGCTCACGATCGCGCTGCTGATCCGGCCGCGCCGATCCCCCACGACTGAGACCTGAGCGGGCAAAGAAGAAGGGCCGCACCCCCGCCCCGGGATGCGACCCTTCGGTCCTTTGGCCGGATCAGCCCATGTGCACGGCGCCCGACTGGCCGTCGGTGGCCAGGTCCTTCGCCTTGACGCTCAGGCCGACCAGGGTGATCAGCGCGGCGCCGAGGATGATGAAGGCCGAGACCAGGAAGGCCTGGGTGAAGCCGTGCGTCGTGGCGACCGCGGTGAACTGGCCCTCCAGCTGCTTGATCTGCTGCGGCGACTGACCCGCCTCCGCAGCCTTCTGCAACCCCGGAGCCAGTTCGGTGAACCTGTCCTTGATGGCGTTGGTGGACACAGTACCCAGCAACGCAAGCCCGATCGCACCACCGATCTGCTGGACCGTGTTCAGCACCGCCGAACCGACGCCGGAGTCCTCCTTCGCCACGCCGCTGACCGCGGTCAGGGTGAGCGGGACGAAGATCAGCCCCATGCCGAACGACAGCAGCATGATGAACGGCAGCAGGTGGGTCAGGTACGACGAGTCCACCTCGAGCCGGGAGAACCCGAACATGCCCACCGCGGCGAACACGGCACCGGTCCCGGCGATCCAGCGCGGGTCGATCCGGGAGATCAGCGCCGAGCCGACCTGGGCC encodes the following:
- a CDS encoding PLP-dependent cysteine synthase family protein; this translates as MSEVYGDRSRPVVCREVDRRDDKQRAWVAEAIRIVDADANRSADTHLHVFPMPEATGVDLYLKDESVHPTGSLKHRLARSLFLYALCNGWIHEGTTVIEASSGSTAVSEAYFARLLGLPFVAVMPASTSPEKIGLIEFYGGRCHFVERSGQIYGEAKRLAEETGGHYMDQFTYAERATDWRGNNNIAESIFGQLALEQHPVPTWIVVGAGTGGTSATIGRYVRYQRHDTSVAVVDPENSAFFPGFEAGDHDFSTGRPSRIEGIGRPRVEPSFVPGVVDRMISVPDAASIAAMRFCSQVTGRLVGGSTGTNLWGSLRLAAEMRRNGVEGSIVTLLCDSGERYGKTYYDDAWLRTNNIDITPYAETLDGFARTGRWREPLR
- a CDS encoding FUSC family protein, which encodes MAANVVRSVADRLYRVLGTDLLQVRPAPAAHRVAARAALSMLIALLTLWWFDRVEWALYATFGAFTSVFGGGLRSPGRWKLQIAVGLTLTAAVACGVLIALHPERTWLAVPAAAAWAALAAALSDHFHWKPPGALFPVFAVAACSSVPITAANVLPAIAVTASTAALAILLGVLEDRLAPPPPQATPPPAPPPAPLPRIVNPTANAAAVLIAGGIATASGISHPYWAMIAAVAPLAAVGFRKQFVRGVHRAAGTLIGIFLAVPLLALDLPVLAILVAVPALQGTAELLIARNYGAALIVITPLALLLVDMAHAEPISTLVTDRLVETVIGVTVGLTIALLIRPRRSPTTET
- a CDS encoding M48 family metallopeptidase, with amino-acid sequence MTEERPTRQRVTLTDISSRAWEHPADRGALVALRQLKGFDFVLRKMSGMINERAFRLQYLGGAIRVDERQFPRVHRLYTEAGTTLDVRTLPELYVTNSPVWNAVTIGMDKPFIVVNSALLQGLDDEETRFVLGHELGHAQSGHALYQSLLLWLMRLTGAVNWMPIGALGLRAIIAALHEWSRKAELSGDRAGLLAVQDPAVALRVQMKMASGGQLAELDTTAFLAQGTEYESAGDLRDSVLKLLLLEATTHPLAVVRAHELRRWMDEGEYTAIVSGTYPKRQDDKDASMSQEAKNAAKSYTEAFNRSQDPLAKLLRDMGDGLGGVRDWVSGKFTSR
- a CDS encoding 1,4-dihydroxy-2-naphthoate polyprenyltransferase, whose translation is MATPAQWIEGARPRTLPAAVAPVLVGTGAAAYLDGFVWWKALLALGVALALQIGVNYANDYSDGIRGTDENRVGPLRLVGSKVASPGAVKAAAFSCFGVGAVLGIVLCATSNWWLLVAGAASLVGAWFYTGGKKPYGYRALGEVSVFVFFGLVAVLGTTYVQAETLHWTAVAGAVGIGAIACALLVANNLRDIPTDSVTGKRTLAVVLGAKRSRQLYAALVGLAFVLAAVSAIATPWALLGLIAVPLGVRSIRVVLSDAVGPALIPVLKGTGLTELVYAIGLAIGLALGG
- a CDS encoding alpha/beta hydrolase yields the protein MTDHRPSRRTVLKAAGGLTAALGLSGGTILATSAAASAADDGFGLHIVDRNEDNARMKYYRFATDAIEWDPAVNVLLPDDYNSGRRYPVLYLLHGGGTDQDFMTFDKMRIRELTAGKPIIVVMPDGGHAGWYSNPVNSNTGPRNWETFHLNQLIPWIDANFRTFAEFDGRAVAGFSMGGFGALKYAAKYYGHFASVSSHSGPASIRRDAGLVAHWANVSSAALDLGGGSIYGVPLWDEARVTADNPMENLERYRGKRVFLVAGTSPDPINFFDMANERQVLAGHQEFRAALRAAGIQHEGLEQPGGHVFRGDMFTHDLEGILGRLRKA
- a CDS encoding M23 family metallopeptidase, giving the protein MKHVLTGGLVAALAVAAGLAGPASAAPRSEPAPAPQSYLAQRAAIPANQKAAAEAAANFETMAGTRPVLRVPFRCGENWSGASRSGHSPSYWSLDFNWGAGSDDLGKPVKASRSGTVVRSAFDAGGYGNYIEIAHGEGWHTLYAHLQSRAVGVGARVSDSQQIGRVGGTGNVTGPHLHYEQIRDNVVVQARFGQSTWASYPGPATYSRAHDC